A region of the Campylobacter cuniculorum DSM 23162 = LMG 24588 genome:
AATAGGGATAAAATAATAAGGAGTTTTTCTTAAAAATATTTGAAAAGAATTTTTTTATTTACCAAATACAAAGTAAGAATAGGGATTGACTTTAAAAAGTAAATCCGCAAAAAGACAGACTTTGAATTTTTTAAAAAAAAATTTTCAAAACGCTATAAAAATTCAAAAAGACCCTATAAGAAATTTAAAAAAGAGTTTTATAGTCCTTTTTTTACCAAGTCTTTTAGGATTGATTTAGTCTTTTTTATTTTTACTTAGTCTTTTCATTTTTACTTAGTCTTTAAAATGAATGCGGTTTTTGATGCCAAATTGATTTTTAAAAAATAAAATGAACTTTCTTTATTCAAACAAAGTCTTAAAGAATTTTACAAAGTAAGCAAAGAAAAATATAAAGAAAAATATAAAGAAAAATATAAAGCTTAGTTTATGATGAAGCCTTCTTAGTCTTTAAAAATTTTTCTTAGTCTCTTAAAATATTTTCTTAGCCCTTAAGAATTTTTTCTTTGAGTTTTTTAAAAAGCATTGTTCAAAAAATCAAAAACACTTTTTGATTTTTATTTTTGATTTTTTTTAAAAATCAAAAATCTTTCGTTCTAAGTCCTATAAAATAGGGCTTAGATAAGAATTATTCACCTAAATGTATATACATTTAGGGTTATCCTGCATCTTTACAACGACCTCATTTTTTACTATAATATTTTTCACTTTAGCTCTTAAAAATTTTGCTCTTTAAGCAAAATATTTTTAAGAGCTAAGCAATAAAAAAGGGAGAGAATTGTGAGTGATTTTTTAAAAAAAATAAAAGACATGAGCTGGGAAGAGTATTGGGAGGAGTATAAAAAAATACCGAGTGCTTACACCAAAGAGGACTTGCCTCAAACACATAAAATTATTTTTGGAAAAATCATTCATTCTCAAAATATTTCTTCAAAACTCAATCATAATAAAGCCAAACAAGTTTTTGTAAAAAATATTGCAAATATGGATAGGCTTCATACAAAAAATGCTTTAAGCTATGCCTTAACAAAGAGTGAGAATTCTTTTCTTATGAATGAAAAAGGGGAGGAACTTTCTTTAAAAGAACTCATTAAAGATTGGAGCAAAACTTATGCAACAAGAGAGCATACAAAAGAGGCTTGGCATTTAGTTTTTTCTGTTGATGAAAATCATTTGAATGAAAAAAGTATAAGGGCTTTAAGAGAGAGTGTGAAAGAAACAATGTCTATGAATTTCTTTGGACACAAATACGCAATGATACTTCATAATCATCAAAGCAAACCGCACATCCATGTCATACTCAATAAATATAATTTCTTAGAACACAAGAGGCTTCATTTTCAAAAAAGAACAGACATAAAATATTTTTTTTCGCATTTAAGAGAAGACTTTTCTTATGCTTTAAGGGCAAGGGGCTTAAACTATGAAAATAAAAATCCTTTGGAAAAAGATTTGCGTTTAGCCTATGAAAAATCACAGAACCAAGAACAAAAAATTAACACAGACGCACAATTTGCTATCAGAGAACTTTATGCACAATTTAATGAAAAATTTCAAAAAGAAATTCAACTCAAAAGACAAAAAATCACTCACTTACAAGATGAGTATGAGAATATGAAAAAAACTCATGCAAAACTTGAGGAACTCTTAGAACAATACATCAGACATAAGAACAAAAAAATGTTTGCTTTGTATAAAGAACTCAAAGAACACGGCAAAGAAATGAGCTTAAAATCTAAAGAATGTATAAGAGAAATAAAACATTTCAATACCCTTCATTATAAACTTCAATACTCCCAACAAAAACAAAACGAACATTATAAAGAACAATTCCAAAATGTC
Encoded here:
- a CDS encoding relaxase/mobilization nuclease domain-containing protein, producing MSDFLKKIKDMSWEEYWEEYKKIPSAYTKEDLPQTHKIIFGKIIHSQNISSKLNHNKAKQVFVKNIANMDRLHTKNALSYALTKSENSFLMNEKGEELSLKELIKDWSKTYATREHTKEAWHLVFSVDENHLNEKSIRALRESVKETMSMNFFGHKYAMILHNHQSKPHIHVILNKYNFLEHKRLHFQKRTDIKYFFSHLREDFSYALRARGLNYENKNPLEKDLRLAYEKSQNQEQKINTDAQFAIRELYAQFNEKFQKEIQLKRQKITHLQDEYENMKKTHAKLEELLEQYIRHKNKKMFALYKELKEHGKEMSLKSKECIREIKHFNTLHYKLQYSQQKQNEHYKEQFQNVLAKRNFLQNYERLFPRHKGASKSEIQNYYRVKKSLQLSQKEAEKTLKNYSENFYKDLFYENTNLFVLQKQYKSLDENLYRLKSADFFLKEKAEPFIQLLQKNKAFIKECSEKRFAKIEKAVLEKNFGKNQFLLKEYTFACEFLQKENKMKKTFTDKKFPSKSYEKTQERYKNSTQTQHQSLRL